Proteins from one Aspergillus nidulans FGSC A4 chromosome VIII genomic window:
- the glcA gene encoding type 1 serine/threonine-protein phosphatase catalytic subunit bimG (transcript_id=CADANIAT00002289), translating into MADQDVDLDSIIDRLLEVRGSRPGKQVQLLESEIRYLCTKAREIFISQPILLELEAPIKICGDIHGQYYDLLRLFEYGGFPPEANYLFLGDYVDRGKQSLETICLLLAYKIKYPENFFVLRGNHECASINRIYGFYDECKRRYNIKLWKTFTDCFNCLPIAAIIDEKIFTMHGGLSPDLNSMEQIRRVMRPTDIPDCGLLCDLLWSDPDKDITGWSENDRGVSFTFGPDVVSRFLQKHDMDLICRAHQVVEDGYEFFSKRQLVTLFSAPNYCGEFDNAGAMMSVDESLLCSFQILKPAEKKQKYVYGAMSSGRPITPPRKQKK; encoded by the exons ATGGCCGATCAGGACGTGGATCTGGATTCTATCATTGACAGACTGCTGGAGGTGAGGGGCAGCCGGCCCGGAAAGCAAGTCCAACTTCTGGAATCGGAAATCCGCTATCTCTGCACAAAGGCGAGGGAAATCTTTATCTCTCAGCCCATCCTACTTGAGTTGGAGGCACCTATCAAG ATCTGCGGTGATATCCATGGCCAATACTACGACCTACTCCGCCTCTTCGAATACGGTGGTTTCCCACCGGAAGCCAactacctcttcctcggaGACTACGTTGACCGTGGCAAGCAGTCACTCGAGACGAtctgccttcttcttgcctaCAAGATCAAGTATCCTGAGAATTTCTTCGTTCTTCGGGGGAACCACGAGTGCGCTTCTATCAACCGTATTTACGGTTTCTACGATGAGTGCAAGCGGAGGTATAACatcaagctgtggaagaCCTTCACAGACTGTTTCAACTGCCTTCCCATCGCGGCTATCATTGATGAAAAAATCTTTACCATGCACGGTGGTTTGAGCCCTGACCTCAACTCCATGGAACAGATCCGCCGTGTCATGCGTCCCACTGAT ATCCCCGATTGCGGCCTCCTGTGTGACCTTCTATGGTCCGATCCTGACAAAGATATCACGGGATGGAGCGAAAATGACCGAGGTGTTTCATTCACATTTGGACCGGACGTAGTATCGCGTTTCCTCCAGAAACATGATATGGATTTGATATGCCGCGCACATCAAGTCGTTGAGGACGGCTACGAGTTCTTTTCCAAGAGGCAGCTGGTTACACTATTCAGCGCTCCGAACTACTGTGGAGAGTTCGATAATGCTGGTGCAATGATGAGTGTGGATGAGAGTTTATTGTGCTCTTTCcag ATTCTGAAACCAGCAGAGAAAAAACAAAAGTACGTTTACGGGGCAATGAGCTCAGGCCGACCCATCACTCCTCCGCGAAAGCAAAAGAAGTAA
- a CDS encoding leucine-rich repeat domain-containing protein (transcript_id=CADANIAT00002290) produces MEKLDTTDGQLFIKNLASFVRTHEKALANALQLKRQPTRNGHTTQSGSSSGSTSSTLAAALSFGALKFTSQSVKPAKLTLTPHHLFYLLSRFEEISIAVGPMNVRLENIHTDVSQSYVSFLNKPQRSKGDRDSIHSVSSVRSVMSGMSSLWSSFGLVSKESSSKSEKAKAALEADIKYLYSAFTKIPCLRLAPDRRARLIRGYEEFPFDTAVPLHSFKNLSALEIIDIDFRSFYGWDRLSEQLRTLTLKRANIEDPAELLTGIVLDDIDKRRRRSSKHQSSPVLGWSGTTNPRPVSRHDASGSLSAPGSPVADTALGSSASPQAVSMIRLASEGAKPRPRAGSVSPSRPSASKHSSHRHNRGQSSRIRRTGSGSSNSSENSGYRTGSSSNLLATVLPPSKWRFLRHLGLADNSLTSVSAAGLAPVANTLHSLDLSTNLFTEVPDSLASLIALRALNLSNCMIESLHSLSRNPLPAITALNLRANRLRSLAGIERLLSLERLDLRDNKLSDPMEIARLTSLPEIREIWVAGNPFVKTHPNYRVVILNLFRRTPGYSEDIIIDGSGPGFTERKQLIERAAEPGVVPVIRSTVADNSTLVSKPSVTPASAASATRPAQDVDASRAEHLANDNGIGSSRRKRNNRKKIIDQSGAASIDGDRDSGAVVPSVFSAQDPQLPVDPFVSSPTDSQWKSDGGPQAGSFHLQGPGAAKKKSRDDSAVPASEFVLQQTLQSLEWGVDSDLQKHQLTALQQELGSSFFAALRDHAWNQAQKTVAVPRTGTNFSESSRLSPESLTRANTQPILSGRHPIV; encoded by the exons atggagaagctggacacTACCGATGGACAGCTTTTTATCAAG AACCTCGCTAGTTTTGTACGAACTCACGAGAAGGCGCTCGCGAATGCACTGCAGCTGAAGCGCCAACCGACCCGAAATGGCCATACTACTCAGTCGGGCTCGTCCTCGGGCTCGACATCCTCTACACTCGCTGCGGCCTTGTCCTTTGGCGCGCTGAAATTCACTTCGCAGAGCGTCAAGCCCGCGAAACTTACTCTTACCCCACATCATCTCTTTtacctcctctcccgcttTGAAGAGATCTCCATTGCCGTGGGCCCCATGAATGTTAGATTGGAGAACATCCATACCGACGTGTCACAATCCTACGTGTCCTTCCTGAATAAACCTCAAAGGTCAAAGGGTGACAGAGACTCGATTCACTCCGTGTCTAGCGTCCGTAGCGTCATGTCTGGTATGAGTTCTCTCTGGTCGTCGTTCGGTTTGGTTTCAAAAGagtcttcctccaaatctgAAAAAGCCAAGGCCGCCTTAGAAGCGGATATTAAGTACCTGTACTCGGCTTTTACAAAGATCCCCTGCCTGCGTCTAGCCCCCGACCGTCGCGCACGCCTGATCCGTGGCTACGAAGAATTCCCCTTTGACACTGCCGTTCCTCTTCATTCCTTCAAGAACTTGAGCGCGCTAGAAATCATTGATATAGACTTCCGTTCCTTCTACGGCTGGGACCGACTCTCGGAACAACTACGAACATTAACCCTAAAGAGGGCTAACATTGAAGACCCGGCGGAGTTGCTTACAGGCATCGTGTTGGATGACATTGACaaacgccgccgccgttccTCAAAACACCAAAGTTCGCCTGTGCTAGGATGGAGTGGAACCACCAACCCTCGGCCGGTTAGCAGGCATGACGCTAGCGGTTCCCTTTCCGCTCCTGGATCTCCGGTAGCAGACACCGCACTTGGCTCCAGTGCCAGCCCCCAGGCAGTATCAATGATAAGATTGGCATCTGAGGGGGCCAAACCCCGTCCGCGAGCTGGAAGTGTTTCTCCTTCGCGTCCAAGTGCCTCGAAGCACTCTAGTCATCGTCACAATCGCGGCCAATCTTCGCGGATAAGACGCACTGGCTCAGGAAGTTCCAATTCAAGCGAAAACTCAGGCTACCGTACTGGAAGCTCTTCCAACCTGTTAGCCACTGTCCTTCCGCCATCCAAATGGCGATTCCTGCGCCATCTGGGGCTCGCCGATAACTCCCTCACCTCTGTCTCCGCGGCGGGTCTAGCTCCTGTTGCCAACACCTTGCACTCTTTGGATCTGTCAACAAATCTCTTCACTGAGGTTCCCGACAGTCTGGCCTCTTTGATTGCCCTGAGAGCTTTGAACCTCTCCAACTGCATGATAGAATCTCTCCATTCTCTGTCTCGCAACCCTCTTCCCGCTATCACTGCCCTGAATCTTCGGGCAAACCGCCTTCGCTCCCTCGCGGGCATCGAACGATTACTTTCTTTGGAAAGGCTAGATCTTCGCGATAACAAACTTTCTGATCCTATGGAAATCGCCCGGCTAACCAGTCTCCCTGAAATACGGGAGATCTGGGTTGCAGGAAATCCGTTCGTGAAGACCCATCCAAACTACCGAGTTGTTATCCTCAACCTGTTCCGCCGCACTCCTGGGTATTcggaagatatcatcatcgacggcTCCGGCCCTGGATTCACGGAGCGGAAACAGCTGATCGAGCGAGCTGCAGAGCCGGGGGTCGTGCCGGTGATTCGATCTACCGTCGCGGATAATTCCACGCTCGTCAGCAAGCCTTCCGTAACCCCTGCTTCGGCAGCCTCTGCCACTCGGCCTGCACAAGACGTCGACGCCTCAAGGGCAGAGCATCTCGCCAACGACAATGGCATTGGGTCTAGCCgcaggaaaagaaataaCCGAAAAAAGATCATTGACCAATCTGGAGCTGCCTCCATTGATGGTGATAGAGATTCAGGTGCGGTGGTACCTTCCGtcttttctgctcaagatccTCAGTTACCTGTTGATCCGTTTGTTTCGTCGCCCACCGACAGTCAATGGAAATCTGATGGTGGTCCTCAGGCCGGATCCTTTCACCTCCAAGGCCCCGGAGcggccaaaaaaaaaagccgaGATGACTCCGCTGTGCCGGCAAGTGAATTTGTTCTGCAGCAAACGCTACAGAGTCTCGAATGGGGCGTGGACAGTGACTTGCAAAAACACCAACTTACAGCGCTCCAGCAAGAGCTCGGTAGTAGCTTTTTTGCAGCTCTGAGAGACCACGCCTGGAACCAGGCGCAAAAGACTGTCGCTGTTCCCCGCACGGGCACCAACTTCAGTGAATCGTCTCGACTGTCACCTGAATCTTTGACGAGAGCTAATACTCAGCCGATTCTGAGCGGTCGCCATCCTATCGTATAA
- a CDS encoding patatin-like phospholipase domain-containing protein (transcript_id=CADANIAT00002291): MEKSAAGDNIDKYSPSSIPDYDTEFLNPDDLRAFEKALTDQDADPLVALNDWRPVYQRVVRRGRGRRKSAAAAPRRTKDETREGVLYTVLKWPFLLFVLGWITFLSVGYALTRIYIFLYEQWVTWRGKRESLRRELYKHENYDDWLHAAQALDEYLGNQRWKKIDEYAYYDHLTIRKLGRQLRTVRMQVEEEMKRGESGSTVVVEELCNLLEACVKANFAGVENPRLYSEAYSGTKDLVQDYIDEVHACVKVITDSRQARNEEKYSHFKHLDTNFGRTALCLSGGATFAYYHFGVVRALLDNEVLPSIITGTSGGALVAALVGTRTDDELKQLLVPALAHKIKACSEGFTTWARRWWRTGARFDTMDWARQCSWFCRGSTTFREAYERTGRILNVSCVPSDPHSPTILANYLTSPNCVIWSAVLASAAVPGILNPVVLMTKKRDGTLAPYSFGHKWKDGSLRTDIPIKALNLHFNVNFTIVSQVNPHINLFFFSSRGAVGRPVTHRKGRGWRGGFLGSAIEQYIKLDLNKWLKVLRHLELLPRPLGQDWSEIWLQKFSGTVTIWPKTVPSDFYHILSDPSPERLARMLRTGQQSTFPKIQFIKNRLKIEYAILEGLHRFSADGESVGATSIQPFPFDNGAAGADQKSNDPREERLNRNFPERSSEYSYDYVKSFSDFSDDPIVSAENSSVDDNYIVPSRQRDAGAEAGVGTGTAERRGSFSSLFNLEEMRRQSAVFFDDPDLYRDGGDL, translated from the exons atggagaagtcAGCAGCTGGCGACAATATCGACAAATACAGTCCTAGCTCGATACCCGACTACGACACCGAATTCCTCAATCCGGATGACTTACGTGCTTTCGAAAAAGCCCTCACCGACCAGGACGCCGACCCGCTCGTTGCCCTGAACGATTGGCGTCCCGTGTACCAGCGGGTCGTGCGAAGGGGACGTGGACGTCGGAAAAGCGCTGCTGCCGCACCACGACGGACGAAAGACGAGACGAGAGAGGGCGTGCTCTACACCGTTCTGAAATGGCCGTTTCTTTTGTTTGTCCTCGGGTGGATTACGTTTCTGAGCGTGGGGTATGCGCTGACGCGCATCTATATTTTTCTGTATGAGCAATGGGTGACGTGGAGGGGGAAGCGGGAGAGTCTCAGGAGGGAGCTTTACAAGCATGAGAATTATGACGATTGGCTTCATGCAGCGCAAGCGCTGGATGAGTACCTGGGAAACCagaggtggaagaagattgatGAATACGCATACTATGACCACTTGACAATACGGAAGCTAGGCCGACAGCTTAGGACAGTCCGGATgcaggtcgaggaggagatgaagcgTGGCGAATCTGGCTCCACGGTGGTGGTCGAAGAGCTATGCAACCTTCTTGAAGCCTGCGTCAAGGCCAATTTTGCTGGAGTTGAAAATCCCCGGCTTTACAGTGAAGCCTATTCCGGGACCAAGGACCTTGTTCAGGATTACATCGACGAGGTACATGCGTGTGTCAAGGTAATTACGGACTCACGACAGGCGAGAAATGAGGAAAAATACAGCCATTTCAAGCATCTAGATACAAACTTTGGTCGGACTGCGCTGTGCTTGTCTGGAGGAGCGACTTTCGCCTACTACCATTTCGGTGTTGTCCGAGCGCTCCTTGACAATGAGGTGCTTCCGAGTATCATCACGGGGACGTCAGGAGGAGCGCTTGTTGCAGCGCTGGTTGGTACTAGGACAGACGATGAGCTAAAGCAGCTGCTGGTGCCTGCTCTAGCGCATAAAATCAAGGCATGTTCCGAGGGCTTCACAACATGGGCGCGACGGTGGTGGCGCACAGGCGCTCGTTTTGACACGATGGATTGGGCTCGCCAGTGTAGCTGGTTCTGCAGGGGTTCCACCACGTTTCGGGAAGCCTACGAGCGCACTGGACGTATACTAAATGTGTCATGCGTGCCATCTGATCCTCACTCGCCGACGATCTTGGCTAACTACTTGACATCGCCTAATTGCGTCATATGGAGCGCCGTACTTGCATCTGCGGCGGTTCCTGGAATTTTGAATCCGGTGGTCCtgatgacgaagaaacgCGACGGTACCCTCGCGCCGTACTCGTTCGGCCACAAATGGAAGGATGGAAGTCTGCGAACGGACATCCCCATCAAAGCGCTGAATTTACACTTCAACGTCAACTTCACCATCGTCTCGCAG GTAAATCCTCACATaaatcttttcttctttagctCCCGCGGCGCCGTCGGCCGGCCAGTAACGCACCGCAAAGGCCGGGGCTGGCGCGGTGGCTTCCTCGGATCTGCCATAGAACAGTACATCAAACTCGACCTAAACAAATGGCTCAAAGTCCTCCGCCACCTCGAACTCCTTCCCCGCCCCCTGGGCCAAGACTGGAGCGAGATCTGGCTGCAGAAGTTCAGCGGCACCGTCACAATCTGGCCGAAGACAGTGCCGTCAGATTTTTACCACATTCTCTCCGATCCCAGCCCTGAGCGTCTTGCTCGCATGCTCCGCACAGGCCAGCAAAGTACATTTCCCAAAATCCAGTTTATCAAGAATCGGCTCAAGATCGAATACGCTATCCTGGAAGGTCTACATCGTTTCTCGGCTGATGGAGAGAGTGTCGGTGCTACGTCGATACAGCCATTCCCGTTTGACAATGGAGCCGCCGGTGCAGATCAGAAGAGCAACGATCCGAGAGAAGAGCGTCTCAACCGCAATTTCCCCGAGCGAAGCTCTGAATACAGCTACGATTACGTTAAGAGCTTCTCAGATTTCTCTGATGATCCTATAGTATCTGCTGAGAACAGCTCCGTAGACGATAATTATATCGTGCCTAGTAGGCAGAGGGATGCTGGGGCTGAAGCTGGAGTTGGTACAGGGACAGCAGAAAGACGCGGGAGTTTCTCAAGCCTGTTTAACCTTGAAGAAATGAGGAGGCAGTCGGCCGTCTTTTTTGATGATCCTGACCTTTATAGAGATGGCGGCGATTTGTAG